The segment TGTCGGAGATCACGTCGATCACCCGCTTGTCGGGGGCGTAGCTCGGCAACTTCTGACCGAAGTAGCCAAACTGTACCGTCTCGCCGATAAGTACCGATCCGCTGTCTGGCTCTAGCTCGCCAATGATCATCTTGAGCAGAGTCGTCTTGCCACAACCGTTGGGGCCGACGATGCCGACACGATCTCTGCGTGAGAAGGTATAGTCAAAGTCTCGGACGAGTGGCTTCGACTCCTCAAAGCTCTTGGAGACGCCCTCCAGCTCGATCACCTGCTTACCTAGGCGAACGGACGAGTGAAGCGGCTCGATGGCCGTCTGCTCACGCAGTATCTGCCGCGCCTGAGAGAGTTCCTGAGATAGCTCTGCAAAGTGCTCCTTGCGGGCACGCTGCTTGCCACCTCGTGCTTGTGGGGTAGCACGCATCCAGACCAACTCCTGACGATAGATATTAGCCAGTCGGTCACTCGTTTGTGCCATTTGCTCTAGACGCTCCTGCCGCTTGGCGAGGAAGGTCTCATAGTTGCCCTCATAGCTATACAGCTGCTGCTGATCCATCTCCACGATACGAGTACAGATATGATCGAGGAAGTAACGGTCATGGGTCACCAGTAGGAGCGTGAGCCGTGATCGTGAGAGGTAACCCTCGAGCCACTCGATCACCTCTAGATCTAAGTGGTTCGTCGGCTCATCGAGGATCAAGAGATCTGGCTGCTGGAGCAAGACACCGGCGAGTGCTACTCGTTTGACCTCACCGCCTGAGAGTAGCTCCATAGGACGCTCCACATCGGTGATACGTAGGGCGTGCAGTATCGCTGTCGCCTCCTGCTCATATTGCCACGCGGAGAGACGATCCATATCAGGTAGGAGTCGCTCCTGTGCCTCAGCGTCGCCTCGCTCCACAGCACTCTGCCAGGCACCCACGAGATGCGCCGTAGGGTCATGTGGCGAAAAAACCGCATCTATCACCCGTATCCCCTCGGCAAAGCGATGCTGCTGAGACAGGTATCCGATGCGCAGGCCGTTGCGCCGAGAGATCGTCCCGCTATCTGGCTCTAGCTCGCCCATGATGATCCGCAGTAGCGAGGACTTGCCCGTTCCGTTTACCCCAACGAGTCCGACCTTGTCACCCTCTAGGAGCGAGAGCGAAATGTCTGTAAAGAGGACTCTATTGCCGAAACTTAGTGAGACATTATTCAGCTGTAGCATATTGAACTTTCTTTTTATAGGATTGCGCTCGATGGAAGACCTCCGCCACGTAGCGCACCGTATGATCGCCATTAGCACGTCCATGCTGCACAAGTGGGTCCTGGTAGTACTTCGGTTCGTCCAGACGAGCCATATAGATCTCCACAGAGTCGTCCCAGCGATCAGGATCTAAGCCCGCGTTCTCCGCTAGTCTACGAGCATCTAGCACATGAGCATTGCCCGCATTGTACGAGGCCAGAGTAAACTTCATTCGCTGCTCGGCGTCGGTGATATGGGCGAAAGCGCGACCGAAGTCTCGTAGTGCCATACAGGCTACACGGATAGAGCTCTCGGCATGCTTGAGCTTAGCGCGACTGTAGCCATAGCGTCGTCCCGTAGCCGGCATGATACCCATCAGTCCCGTAGCACCGCCCATACCGACGACCTCTGCACGAAAGTGCGACTCCTGATAAGCTATCGAAGCTAAGACATACCAATCCCAACCATATCGCTCACCATACTGCTGAAAGAGATAATCCCAATCAGAGATAGCGCCCTGACGCCTTGTAGACTGTACTTGCGACTGCTCTGACGATCCCTTGGACGTGGTAGACTTCATCGGCGTCACACACACCAGCACCTCTTCATCGTCATCATCCTCTTCGTCATAGAGTCCGAAGAGAATCAGCCGCTGTAGTTCATCGCGGGGCCATATCGAGTCATAGTCCAGTAGATACTCCAGCGCATAGAGCGTGCCGTACTGCTCCAGCTCTTCATACACCTCTCCAGCCCCCACATCCGCAATCGGCACATCGTGCCACTCCGTCCGAGGTGCTATCTGTGTACGAGCCGTCTGAGTCTGAGGCCTTTGATGAATCACGACAAAGTAGTAGACGACGCCCACGAGGACAGCCCCCCATAGCGACAGAGTTATGGAGCGTAGGAGCCTTCTCATACGAGTCGGATCACAACGTATCTCATTCCTTCGAGTGTGATTCATATCGCTAAGGTACGAAATTAGAGATTAGAAGTTAGAGACTAGAAGTTTTTCTATCAGCACTAGCTAACAGCTAGTTTAGCTTCTTATGAGTAAGAGCAAAGGAGACTGCCACGTGTGTGACAGCCTCCTTTGTTGTGTTTAGGCGTTATGTGTAACCTCCTTTATAGGATGTACTTCACCGTGTGGCGTACGTTGTCGACAGTCACGATGATGAGATAGCAGCCAGGGGCTACACCCTCGATAGATAGCGTGGCGCCCTCTGTGCGAGCGATGCAGGCACCCTCCATGGTGTAGAGAGCAGCCTCCTGAGCACCATTGATGTGGAGTGTGGCAGCACCTCTTGTGATCTGGAGAGCCGGCTTGGTAACCTCTGCTACAGATGTGTCATGCTCGATTGTCGTCTTGCCTGTGGTGAGCTTGAGCTTAGGCGCGATGATGTTTGTGATCTGGCAGTGGTATACACCATTGTCGCTGTCACTATAGCTGGCGATGGTGTAGGTTGCTTCGTTTGCACCTGCGATTGCCTTGCCATCCTTGTACCACTGGTATTTATTGGGGATGAAGGATGCTGCTCCTTGCTTCCAGTTATCAGGGTCTTCGAGCGTTGCGTCTAGTGTTACGCTTTTGCCATTGCCTAGCTCCATGGTTTTATCCTCTGTGGTCGGTTTCTGTGGGGCATAGACGAGCGTCTTGTCTGCATCTGAGCCAATCTCTAGAGCACCCTGGAAGTTGCTAAAGTCCGCAAAGACGAACTTGTTACCATGGATGATGGCACTCTCGCCTGTAAAGCCTAGTAGCACACCGTAGTCAGACTTGCTAGGCTCTGGGAGGATCGGCCCTGAGAAGTTGTTGTTTGAGATGTCTACACGGACTAGCATACGCTCGGGGTTGGTAAATAGTGTACCGATGCCTCCCGAGAACTGGTTGTCGTTGAGCTCGATCTGCACGAGGTGGTTAAAGTTATCGTACGTGAAGTATCCGGTCGGATTGCCAGACATCTTATTGTGCGAGATCCAGATACGTACTAGGTTAGAGCTGTTGGTGATCTGGCTAGAGAGCTCGCCTGTTAGCTCATTGTGCGAGAAGTCTAGATTTTGCAGCTCGGGCAGTCCATCGGTTCCTCCCTTAGTAGAGGGGAATAGGCTGGCTGGTATCTCGCCTGTGAGCTGACACTTAGCCATTCTGAGGTCCTTGAGCATGGAGAGCTTTGAGAGCCACTCTGGTATTTCACCACCTATAGGATTGTTCGTAAGGTTGATGAGCGTTAGATTCGTTAGGTTGGCTAGGCTAGCTGGCAGCGGACCCGTGAACTGACAGTCGCCAAAGGCTAGAATCGTCATCTTGGTTAGCTTACCAATGCTCTCAGGGATGACCCCGCTCATCTTAGAGCCGGTGAGAAAAAACTGGCTCATATTGGTTAGGTCACCAATATTTGAGGGGATCTCACCCTTGATGGAGGTCATCTGGAGGGAGATAGCCTCTAGAGTGGTCAGCTGAGTCAGCGAAGCGGGGAAGTTGCCTCCGAGCTGAGGGTTCTGCTCGAAGACAAAGTGCTTGAGCTTCGTGCAGGCTGTCCAGTCTTGAGGTATATCACCTGAGAGGTCATTCATGTGGAGGTAGAGATACTCTAGGTTTGGACACTTTGTCAAGGTCTCGGGGACACTGCCCGTGAGCTTGTTGTCCTGGAGTCCTAAGAAGTTCAACTTAGGCATGTTCATATCACTCGGCAGAGATCCTGTCAGGGCATTGTTTGCCATAGAGAAGGACTCCATGGCTGGCAGATCTACTTTCTTGGGGAACTCTTGCGTCAGTGTGCGAGTCTCTCCGACATTCTGCAAGTCAGCGACGAAGGTCTTTAGCTTCTTCATAGTAAAGAGCTCATCGGGGAACTTGGTGATCTGATTCGAGTAGCACATGAAGGTTTCTAGCTCAGTCAGATCAGCGATAGAGGCTGGCACCTCGCCCTTAGCCCAGAGACGATCTATCTTGAGCCCCACGACGTGACCGTTTTGGATCGTGACGCCACTCCAGGTCTCAGGATCGGCAGTTAGATCCCAGCGCTTGTAAGAAGGCTTCCAGTTAGCCCCATCGAGACTGTTGTAGATGTCGATGAGTGCTTGCTTCTCATCGGCGGGAATGCTAGACTCACCCGTTATGGAGGCATCATCAGCTCTGAGCGCTTGTAGCTCTGGCTGATGGAGCGACAGCTTGACCAGCTCAGCATTCTGAGCTTGCAGGCCTAGCGAGCAGAGTGCGATAGCACAGCTAGCTATACAGACCTTGCGTAATTGCGTAATTGTTTGGATCATATTGGTTTGTGTTAGTGTGGAGAATCTCTTAAAGCATCGAGGTACGCACGCATACCTACCGCAGGCGAAGATACAAAAAAGGATGTATTAACGATCACCTCTGGTCGCCCTGGACTCGTCTAGTCACTCTCCACGTGGAAAATCGAAAATC is part of the Porphyromonas asaccharolytica DSM 20707 genome and harbors:
- a CDS encoding transglycosylase SLT domain-containing protein, whose translation is MRRLLRSITLSLWGAVLVGVVYYFVVIHQRPQTQTARTQIAPRTEWHDVPIADVGAGEVYEELEQYGTLYALEYLLDYDSIWPRDELQRLILFGLYDEEDDDDEEVLVCVTPMKSTTSKGSSEQSQVQSTRRQGAISDWDYLFQQYGERYGWDWYVLASIAYQESHFRAEVVGMGGATGLMGIMPATGRRYGYSRAKLKHAESSIRVACMALRDFGRAFAHITDAEQRMKFTLASYNAGNAHVLDARRLAENAGLDPDRWDDSVEIYMARLDEPKYYQDPLVQHGRANGDHTVRYVAEVFHRAQSYKKKVQYATAE
- a CDS encoding leucine-rich repeat domain-containing protein; this translates as MIQTITQLRKVCIASCAIALCSLGLQAQNAELVKLSLHQPELQALRADDASITGESSIPADEKQALIDIYNSLDGANWKPSYKRWDLTADPETWSGVTIQNGHVVGLKIDRLWAKGEVPASIADLTELETFMCYSNQITKFPDELFTMKKLKTFVADLQNVGETRTLTQEFPKKVDLPAMESFSMANNALTGSLPSDMNMPKLNFLGLQDNKLTGSVPETLTKCPNLEYLYLHMNDLSGDIPQDWTACTKLKHFVFEQNPQLGGNFPASLTQLTTLEAISLQMTSIKGEIPSNIGDLTNMSQFFLTGSKMSGVIPESIGKLTKMTILAFGDCQFTGPLPASLANLTNLTLINLTNNPIGGEIPEWLSKLSMLKDLRMAKCQLTGEIPASLFPSTKGGTDGLPELQNLDFSHNELTGELSSQITNSSNLVRIWISHNKMSGNPTGYFTYDNFNHLVQIELNDNQFSGGIGTLFTNPERMLVRVDISNNNFSGPILPEPSKSDYGVLLGFTGESAIIHGNKFVFADFSNFQGALEIGSDADKTLVYAPQKPTTEDKTMELGNGKSVTLDATLEDPDNWKQGAASFIPNKYQWYKDGKAIAGANEATYTIASYSDSDNGVYHCQITNIIAPKLKLTTGKTTIEHDTSVAEVTKPALQITRGAATLHINGAQEAALYTMEGACIARTEGATLSIEGVAPGCYLIIVTVDNVRHTVKYIL
- the abc-f gene encoding ribosomal protection-like ABC-F family protein codes for the protein MLQLNNVSLSFGNRVLFTDISLSLLEGDKVGLVGVNGTGKSSLLRIIMGELEPDSGTISRRNGLRIGYLSQQHRFAEGIRVIDAVFSPHDPTAHLVGAWQSAVERGDAEAQERLLPDMDRLSAWQYEQEATAILHALRITDVERPMELLSGGEVKRVALAGVLLQQPDLLILDEPTNHLDLEVIEWLEGYLSRSRLTLLLVTHDRYFLDHICTRIVEMDQQQLYSYEGNYETFLAKRQERLEQMAQTSDRLANIYRQELVWMRATPQARGGKQRARKEHFAELSQELSQARQILREQTAIEPLHSSVRLGKQVIELEGVSKSFEESKPLVRDFDYTFSRRDRVGIVGPNGCGKTTLLKMIIGELEPDSGSVLIGETVQFGYFGQKLPSYAPDKRVIDVISDIASHITDPVTGQSVSATQLLQRFLFTSDRIYTPVSLLSGGELRRLYLCTVLMASPNLLILDEPTNDLDITTLGVLESYLSSFEGVLIIVTHDRYFLDKLVEHLFVFERGGHIRDFPGNFTQYRLQQEVEAQQASEQATPRETKSTPPAASQATRQGNRKKRRSYREEQEFQQLEQQIPQLEGRIAELEQRMSSGSLSNEELLKAGEEIAQTQQEMEQASERWFELAAIEEES